One Archangium violaceum genomic window, CCGATAACTACTATTGGATCACTCGCATCCAGGAGTACTACGCCAACCCGGTGCAGCTCCCCTGACGCACTGCGTTCCGCCCTCCGGCAAGGACGGCATGACCCGAAGTTCCGGGCCTGACGCTCTATCCAGACAGAGCGTCTCGATTCCCAGTCCTTTTGCCCGGAGGAAGCATGCGTCAGTCGAGGAAGTTCTTTGTCAGTGCCCTGTTGGGCTCTCTGGTCGCCTGTGGCGGCCAGGAGCCGCAGACGTCGAGCAATACCCAGAGCCAGGAGCTCGCGGCCTCCGCCGCCGGATTGACGGCCACCCTCAACGCCAGCTCCAGCTGGGAGGGTGGCTTCAATGGGGTGGTGACGATCAAGAACACCACCAGCAGTCCGATTACGGACTGGGCCGTCACCCTCAAGTTCAACGGCAACGCCGCGATCAGTGGCTCCCCCTGGGGCGCTGGCGGCTCCGCCACCCGGGGGAGCGACGGCTCATGGACCCTCCTCCCCAACACCTGGGGCGGCAATGTCGTGCCCGCCAACGGCAGCGTGACCGTGACCTTCTCGGGGACGGGGACCTACACGGGGGTGAGCAGCTGCACCATCAACGGGTATGCCTGTGATGGAAGCCAGCCTCATCCCGGCGACGACACCACGCCTCCCACGGTCGGTCTCTCGGCCAGCCCGACCAACCTCACGAGCGCGGGCAGCGTGAGCCTTTCGGCTCCGGCGAGCGACAACGTGGGCGTGGCCAAGGTCGAGTTCTACAGGAATGGCACCCTGCTGAGCACGGATACCTCCAGCCCCTTCAGCGCCTCGGACGCGTTCAACTCCAGCACCCAGAATGGCACCTATGGCTATACGGCCAGGGCCTATGACGCCGCGGGGAACACCACCACCTCCAGCGTGGCGAACGTCACCGTCAACATCACCGGCGAGCCGCCTCCTCCCGGAGGGAGGATGTACATCGGGTATGCCAGCAGCTGGAACACGAGCATCAACGATCTGACGACCGCGAACATCCCCAGCTACTACACGCACCTGAACCTCTCCTTCGTGCGGCCGAACACGGCCTACCAGAGGGGCTCGTACGAGTTCGATCAGGCCGTGGCGGGTCTCGAGTTCTTCGAGGGCGCCACGACGAACACCGGGCAGAAGAAGTTCACCCCGGAGCAGGCGCGGACGCTCATCAACAACATCCGGGCGCTGCGCGCACGTGGAACGCAGGTGTGGCTCTCGGTTGGAGGATGGAGCTACAGCCAGGGCAGCCAGTGGGCGGAGTTCAGCGCGCCGCACGTCGTCGACCTGGCGCAGGACCTCGAGGTCGATGGAATCGACATCGATTGGGAGTCGAGCGGGAGCAGCTGCAACAAGCTCCCGGCGGCTCAGTTCAGCTGCAGCAAGGATGGGGAGATCGCCAACATCATCACGAGCCTGGACAGCACCATCCGGGCCCGGGGCCTGAAGCTGGGAATCTCGATCGCGGGCTGGTCGACGGGCGCCTACTACGTGGCGGGGACGCCGTTCGAGGAGGGCAAGGTGCAGTGGGGCTCGCCCTTCGGCGGAACGATGTACAACGTGGTGAAGAACCACGGGAACAAGCTCCACCACATCAACCTCATGTCCTACGACGGCGGCGACTACTACGACCCCCGTGAAGGCTATGAGTCCTACCGGGCCATCTACAGCGGGCCCATCGCCATGGGACTGGAGATCGCCCCGGAGGGCGCGGGTGGCGCGACGTTGAAGCTCAACGCGGAGCCCGGCACCGTCTACGACGCCGAGATGCTCACGGGGCAGAACAACATGGCGACGAAGTATTACAACGTCGAGACGCTCGCCACGTACATCAAGAACAAGGGCAAGCCCACCGACGGAATGATGGTGTGGCAGATCTGGAAGGAGCGCGTCCACGCCACTCCGCCCGCGGGCGCGGCCACGGTGAACGCCACCGGCCAGAAGGTCTGCCAGATCCTCGGCATCACCAGCAACTGCAACCAGAGCCTGCCCGAGCTGCCGAAGTACTAGGCGCAGGCCTCGCGCCCGGCGGGAGAGAACCGCCGGGCGCGGAAGTACGACTACGCCCGACCCGACGCCTGCCGTCCCTTGCGGGAGAGCGCGTCGATGGACGCGGCCACCAGCAGCACGCCGCCCGTCACCATGAACTTCACGGAGGACGAGAGCGCGAGCAGATCCATTCCGTTGGAAATGGAGCCGATGACCAGCGCGCCCAGCAGGGCCGACCACGCCGAGCCGCGCCCGCCGAAGAGGCTGGTTCCGCCGATGACCGCCGCCGCGATGGCGTTCAGCAGGACGTCTCCGCTGCCCGAGGACTGGTTGACCGCCATGAGGCGGGAGGCCGCCAGGATGCCTCCACAAGCGGCCAGGCTCGAGGCCAGCATGAAGATGGTCGTCCGGATGCCCGGCACCGAGATGCCCGCCCGGCGCGCGGCCTCCGCGTTACCACCCACCGCGAAGGTGTGACGCCCGAAGCGCGTGTTCCGCAGCATCAGCTCCAGCATCAGCACCAGTCCCACGAAGATGACCACGGCCAGCGGCAGCCCGCGGTCCATCGTGAACACCGTCATCGCCGCCACCAGCACCGCGGAGGGGGCCCCCACGGCGACCAGCGTGGAACGCCAGGGAGCAAGGGGCAGCCCCGCCTTCGCCCGGCGCCGCCGGCCGTTCAGCATCACCGCAGCCAGGACACCGATGGCCAGGACCGTCAGCGCCCAGGCGATGCCCGGCGAGAAGAAGGTCCCCGTCAGGGAGACGATCAGATCGTCATTGAGGTTGACCGTGCCCGTGTCCCCCAGCACGTACAGCAGCGCGCCCTGCCATCCGAGCTGGCCCGCCAGGGTGACCACGAAGGTGGGCACGCGCATCCGCGTGAACCACAGGCCGTGGAACAAGCCCACCGCCGCTCCCGCGCCGAGCCCCACCAGCAGCGAGGGCACGCCCGGCAGCTGGTGCTTGACGCTGAGCATGGCCATCACCGCCGCCGCCAGCCCGCTCACCGCGCCGGCCGACAGGTCGATCTCCCCCAGCAGCAGCACCAGCACCAGGCCCACCGAGATGGTGCCCATGGCGGAGATCTGCAGCATCAGGTTGGTGAGGTTGACCGGAGAGAGGAACCGCTCGTTGGACAGGTAGAAGATGAGCCAGATGACGACCAGGCCCACCATGACGGGCAGGCTGCCCAGCTCACCCTGCGACAACCGGCGCCGGTAGGAATCCACGACCCCCTTGAGACCAGGGGCATCGGCGATGAGCCGAGGATCCCTGGCGTACTGACCGACCGTGTTGGTGCTCATCGCGCCTCCTTTGCCACGGAATGGGACACCTCGGCCGCACGCAGGCCGGTGATCGCCGAGACGACTTCCACTTCCTTCGCGCTCTTCACATCGAACGTCGCCACCCGACGGCCGAGCCGCATCACGATGATGCGGTCGGCCACCGAGAACACATCCGCCAGGTTGTGGCTGATGACCACCACGCCGAGCCCCTGCTCGCGGAGCCGGCGGATGAGATCCAGCACCTGACGGGTCTGCGCCACACCGAGTGCGGCGGTGGGCTCGTCCAACAACACCATCTTGGGCGAGCCCATCATCGAGCGAGCCACCGCGATGGACTGCCGCTGTCCACCGGACAGCGCCGCCACCTGGGTCCGCACGCTGGGGATGCTCACCGCCAGCTTCTGGAGCAGCTCCGTCGCCTCCTGCTCCATGGCCGTCTCATCCAACCAGCCCAGCATCCCTCCCAGACCCCTGGACTTGAGCTCGCGGCCCAGGAACAGGTTGCCCACCACGTCCAGGTTGTCGCAAAGCGCGAGGTCCTGGTACACGGTCGCGATCCCGAGCCCCGAGGCGCTCTTCGGTCCGTCCAGTGTCACGGGCTTGCCCTCGAAGAAGGCCTGCCCCTCGTCAATGGGGAGGATGCCGGAGATGATCTTGATGAGGGTCGACTTCCCGGCCCCGTTGTCTCCGACCAGGGCGACGACCTCCCCCGGATAGGTCTCGAAGTCCACCTGGCTGAGCGCCTGGACGGCTCCGAAACGCTTGGAAATCCCCTTCAGCTCCAGCAGTGCGGTCGATGGCATCGCATCTACTCCCCAGGTCACTGCAGCTGCGCGGTCGCGCAGGCCTGCTGGTAGGAGCCCGAGCACACCTGCTCGCTCGTCCAGAAGCCGTCAGCCATCACGGTGCTCTTCACGTTCTCCCGGTTCACCGCCACCGGGGAGAGCAGGATGGAGGGCACGTCCTTCTTGTTGTTGTTGACCTGGCCGTTGATCTTCGACGCGTCGGGCTTCTGGCCACGCACCAGCGTGACGGCGAGCTCGGCGGCGGTCTCCGCCTCGGGCTTGATGGCCTTGTACACGGTCATGAACTGCTCACCGGCGACGATGCGCTGGATGGCCGCCAGCTCCGCGTCCTGGCCCGTCACGGGCGGGAGCGGGTTGACGCCAGCCGCCTTCATCGCGGCGATGGCACCACCGGCCGTGCCGTCGTTGGCCGCGTAGACGCCGATGATCTCCGACTTGCCGAGCCGGGTGATGGCCTGCTCCATCTGCTGCTGGGCCTTGTCCGGGCTCCAGTCCGGCGTGTCGTACTCCGCCCCGATCGTGAAGCCGCTCCCGTCGATGAC contains:
- a CDS encoding glycosyl hydrolase family 18 protein, which codes for MRQSRKFFVSALLGSLVACGGQEPQTSSNTQSQELAASAAGLTATLNASSSWEGGFNGVVTIKNTTSSPITDWAVTLKFNGNAAISGSPWGAGGSATRGSDGSWTLLPNTWGGNVVPANGSVTVTFSGTGTYTGVSSCTINGYACDGSQPHPGDDTTPPTVGLSASPTNLTSAGSVSLSAPASDNVGVAKVEFYRNGTLLSTDTSSPFSASDAFNSSTQNGTYGYTARAYDAAGNTTTSSVANVTVNITGEPPPPGGRMYIGYASSWNTSINDLTTANIPSYYTHLNLSFVRPNTAYQRGSYEFDQAVAGLEFFEGATTNTGQKKFTPEQARTLINNIRALRARGTQVWLSVGGWSYSQGSQWAEFSAPHVVDLAQDLEVDGIDIDWESSGSSCNKLPAAQFSCSKDGEIANIITSLDSTIRARGLKLGISIAGWSTGAYYVAGTPFEEGKVQWGSPFGGTMYNVVKNHGNKLHHINLMSYDGGDYYDPREGYESYRAIYSGPIAMGLEIAPEGAGGATLKLNAEPGTVYDAEMLTGQNNMATKYYNVETLATYIKNKGKPTDGMMVWQIWKERVHATPPAGAATVNATGQKVCQILGITSNCNQSLPELPKY
- a CDS encoding sugar ABC transporter permease, with amino-acid sequence MSTNTVGQYARDPRLIADAPGLKGVVDSYRRRLSQGELGSLPVMVGLVVIWLIFYLSNERFLSPVNLTNLMLQISAMGTISVGLVLVLLLGEIDLSAGAVSGLAAAVMAMLSVKHQLPGVPSLLVGLGAGAAVGLFHGLWFTRMRVPTFVVTLAGQLGWQGALLYVLGDTGTVNLNDDLIVSLTGTFFSPGIAWALTVLAIGVLAAVMLNGRRRRAKAGLPLAPWRSTLVAVGAPSAVLVAAMTVFTMDRGLPLAVVIFVGLVLMLELMLRNTRFGRHTFAVGGNAEAARRAGISVPGIRTTIFMLASSLAACGGILAASRLMAVNQSSGSGDVLLNAIAAAVIGGTSLFGGRGSAWSALLGALVIGSISNGMDLLALSSSVKFMVTGGVLLVAASIDALSRKGRQASGRA
- a CDS encoding ATP-binding cassette domain-containing protein, whose protein sequence is MPSTALLELKGISKRFGAVQALSQVDFETYPGEVVALVGDNGAGKSTLIKIISGILPIDEGQAFFEGKPVTLDGPKSASGLGIATVYQDLALCDNLDVVGNLFLGRELKSRGLGGMLGWLDETAMEQEATELLQKLAVSIPSVRTQVAALSGGQRQSIAVARSMMGSPKMVLLDEPTAALGVAQTRQVLDLIRRLREQGLGVVVISHNLADVFSVADRIIVMRLGRRVATFDVKSAKEVEVVSAITGLRAAEVSHSVAKEAR